CAAAATTTGTATTTAACAGAAATGGTCAATTCATTAGTTAGTCATTTATGCAATGAATAATGACGTGATTAATTTAATCATTAAAAAGGGGAAGATAAAAGTAATAGAGATTTAAAATTTGAAAGTAAAGCAAAAAATCGCATCCATTGTAATGGTACAGATCATTTTAATCATTGTTAGTTTTTTGGTGCTTGTATACATTGAAACAGAATGGCTTGATTTAGGAAATAGCATAGATTACGCAGGTCTGAATAGATTTTTGGCCCTAGGTTCTATAATGGAAATTCATCATGAGGAGAAGTATTTTGATGAAAAGGACAAGATGATCAATATGCTTGAAAAAAATATCCTCTTGATAAAAAATGGAGGCAAAATAAACGGCGAAAGCCTCAAAGAACTTCCAACAGAATTAGAAAAAGAATGGAATGAGGTTTATGAAAATTATTTAATTTTTAGAGAGAGTATTGAAAAACTAGACAGTACTAAATCGGAGCAAGAAAATATACATAGTGAAATAGAACAGAATGGAAAAGCAGTAATTCAAAGTTCAGATAAATTAGTAGAAGAGATTACAATATTTTTAGAAGGTAAAAACCAGTTATTAATCAGATTAGAGATAGCACTTTTGATAACAAACACAATTGTGCATATAATACTGGTAATCATAGTTTTTAGAATTTTCAATAAAGAAGCACTAGAAAAAATACAGTTAGAGAGATTTGCAACAATAGGCAAGATGGGTGCCAGCATTGCCCATGATTTAAGAAATCCACTAACAGTTATCAAAGGAAGTTTAGAAATGTTAAAAATAAAACAAAAAGAAGTGAATGAATTTCAGAAAGCACAGTTTGACAAGATAAGTAAAGCAGTTGATAAAATACAATATTTGACAAAAGATGTTCTAGATTTTTCAAAAACATCTTTAATGAAAAAAGAGGATGTTGAATTGTTAGAGATTCTCAATAACTCAATAAATGAAGTTGAGATTTCTGAACAGATTGAGGTCAAACTACCTAAAAATAATTACAAAATCAAAGTGGACAAGATCAAGATTCAAACGGTAATTACAAACCTGATTAAAAATGCAATCGATGCAATTGGAGAAAAAGGAGTGATAGAAATAGATTCAGAAGAAAGATATGATGACATAATGATTACAATTAAAGACACTGGAAAAGGCATTGATAGAAAAGATATTTCCAAAATTTTTGAGCCATTATATACAACAAAACAGTCAGGAACTGGATTAGGATTAGCAAATTGTAAAAGAATCATAGAAGAGCATGGAGGAAAGATAGGTGTAAAAATAAATCCTACAATGTTTATCATAATACTTCCAAAAAAATAGTCTATTTACCGTAGAATTTTTCTGTTATTTTCTTTAATTGTTCAGCAGAATAAGGTTTTTCAATTAATTCCAATACATT
Above is a window of Nitrosopumilus sp. K4 DNA encoding:
- a CDS encoding PAS domain-containing sensor histidine kinase; its protein translation is MKVKQKIASIVMVQIILIIVSFLVLVYIETEWLDLGNSIDYAGLNRFLALGSIMEIHHEEKYFDEKDKMINMLEKNILLIKNGGKINGESLKELPTELEKEWNEVYENYLIFRESIEKLDSTKSEQENIHSEIEQNGKAVIQSSDKLVEEITIFLEGKNQLLIRLEIALLITNTIVHIILVIIVFRIFNKEALEKIQLERFATIGKMGASIAHDLRNPLTVIKGSLEMLKIKQKEVNEFQKAQFDKISKAVDKIQYLTKDVLDFSKTSLMKKEDVELLEILNNSINEVEISEQIEVKLPKNNYKIKVDKIKIQTVITNLIKNAIDAIGEKGVIEIDSEERYDDIMITIKDTGKGIDRKDISKIFEPLYTTKQSGTGLGLANCKRIIEEHGGKIGVKINPTMFIIILPKK